Proteins from one Mixophyes fleayi isolate aMixFle1 chromosome 9, aMixFle1.hap1, whole genome shotgun sequence genomic window:
- the SLC27A4 gene encoding long-chain fatty acid transport protein 4: protein MLRVASCTSLLLLLKAVVGLPWFQTIGGVLVFYLGSGGWKFWKVFYKTIGRDVRGAITLVRVKLQVNKHLREKNTVPTIFKECVKRHPNKTALIFEGTGATWTFQELDEFSNAVANFLYAEGYRAGDVIALFMENCNEYVGFWLGMAKIGVEAALINFNLRLDALEHCFSVSNSKAVVFGREMSQAMNDVYSMMGKSVHLYCLGDTDPNTVPPGTEFVASLLQSASRHPPKDPGRGFTDKLFYIYTSGTTGLPKAAIVVHSRYFRMAALVHYGFGMRSDDVIYDCLPLYHSAGNIVGMGQCILLGLTVVIKRKFSASRFWDDCVKYNCTIVQYIGEICRYLLNQPLREAESQHQVRMALGNGLRPAIWTEFTSRFSIPQIAEFYGATECNCSLGNFDNNVGSCGFNSRILPFVYPIRLMKVNEDTMELIRTPEGLCIPCGPGEPGQLVGRIIQSDPLRRFDGYVNESATSKKIARNVFKSGDMAYLSGDVLVMDDLGYMYFRDRTGDTFRWKGENVSTTEVEAILSRLLGQADVVVYGVEVPGTEGRAGMAAIADPDQTCDLDKFARDLKKSLPGYAHPVFLRVLPKVNKTGTYKFQKTDMRKESFDPHAVNDTLYLLDSQQGKYIRLDDEVYKKIQSGKLKL from the exons ATGCTGCGTGTGGCGTCTTGTAcgtccctgctgctgctgctcaagGCGGTGGTCGGCCTGCCCTGGTTTCAGACAATCGGCGGCGTCCTCGTCTTCTACCTGGGCTCCGGAGGATGGAAATTCTGGAAGGTTTTCTACAAAACCATTGGACGGGACGTGAG AGGGGCTATAACACTAGTCCGCGTGAAGCTGCAGGTTAACAAGCACCTGCGAGAGAAGAACACAGTCCCCACCATCTTTAAGGAATGTGTTAAACGTCACCCGAACAAGACTGCGCTAATTTTTGAGGGTACCGGGGCAACGTGGACGTTCCAGGAGCTGGATGAGTTCTCCAATGCGGTGGCCAACTTCCTGTACGCTGAAGGCTACCGGGCCGGCGACGTCATTGCCCTGTTCATGGAGAACTGCAACGAGTACGTTGGGTTCTGGCTCGGCATGGCTAAAATCGGAGTGGAAGCTGCTCTGATTAACTTCAACTTGCGcctggatgccctggaacattgTTTCAGCGTCTCCAATTCCAAGGCTGTGGTGTTTGGACGAGAGATGTCCCAAG CCATGAACGATGTCTACTCCATGATGGGCAAATCGGTGCATCTCTACTGCCTGGGTGACACGGACCCCAACACGGTTCCCCCTGGCACAGAATTTGTGGCTTCCTTGCTGCAGAGCGCCTCCCGTCACCCGCCCAAAGACCCTGGGAGAGGATTCACAG ATAAGTTATTTTATATCTACACCTCTGGGACAACAGGGCTACCTAAGGCTGCCATTGTGGTGCACAGCAG ATACTTCCGCATGGCTGCCTTGGTGCATTATGGGTTTGGCATGCGATCCGATGACGTGATTTACGACTGCCTGCCACTGTACCACTCTGCAG GTAACATTGTGGGAATGGGTCAGTGCATCCTCCTTGGTTTGACGGTTGTTATCAAAAGGAAGTTCTCGGCATCGCGGTTTTGGGACGACTGTGTAAAATACAACTGCACG ATCGTGCAGTACATCGGGGAGATCTGCCGCTACCTCCTGAACCAGCCGCTGCGGGAGGCGGAGTCCCAGCACCAAGTGCGCATGGCGTTGGGAAACGGACTCCGTCCCGCCATCTGGACAGAGTTCACATCGCGGTTCAGTATCCCGCAGATTGCAGAGTTTTATGGAGCCACAGAATGTAACTGCAGCCTGGGTAACTTTGACAACAAT GTTGGATCCTGCGGCTTTAACAGCCGCATTCTGCCGTTTGTTTATCCGATCCGGCTGATGAAGGTGAACGAGGACACGATGGAGCTGATCCGCACCCCCGAAGGTCTATGTATCCCCTGTGGGCCGG GTGAGCCGGGACAGCTGGTTGGCCGTATTATCCAGTCGGACCCCTTGCGGAGATTCGATGGATACGTGAATGAATCTGCCACCAGCAAAAAAATAGCCAGAAACGTTTTCAAATCTGGGGACATGGCGTATCTCTCTG GTGATGTCCTAGTAATGGACGACTTGGGCTACATGTATTTCCGGGATCGAACTGGGGACACGTTCCGATGGAAGGGGGAAAATGTGTCAACCACAGAAGTGGAAGCGATCCTAAGCCGGCTCCTTGGACAAGCTGACGTTGTGGTCTACGGAGTGGAGGTGCCAG GTACGGAAGGGAGAGCTGGGATGGCGGCCATCGCTGACCCTGACCAAACCTGCGACCTTGACAAGTTTGCCAGAGACCTTAAAAAGTCACTCCCTGGGTATGCCCACCCGGTCTTCCTCCGCGTACTGCCCAAGGTGAACAAAACCG GAACTTATAAATTCCAGAAAACAGACATGAGGAAAGAGAGTTTTGATCCTCACGCGGTGAACGACACCTTGTACCTCCTGGATTCCCAGCAAGGAAAGTACATCCGCCTGGATGACGAAGTCTACAAAAAGATCCAATCAGGAAAGCTGAAATTGTAG